A single window of Synechococcus sp. CBW1004 DNA harbors:
- a CDS encoding thioester reductase domain-containing protein, translating to MPTLTALQLALLNQKAARERSLQAAEPIAVIGVGCRFPAGPGRPDLASPDQFWDFLCSGGHAIGTVPASRWALDRYYDPTPGTPGRMHCRHGAFLAEVDQFDPVRFGISQREAEAMDPQQRLILETALDALERSGLGERQLRGSCSGVYMGISTSDYALRQVADQPPDSRYDLYFATGNTYSMAAGRLAYVMGLQGPAMTVDTACSSSLVAVDLACRSLRDRNTDLALAGGSNVMLSPLNSLCFSRSGMMASDGHCKTFDAAADGYVRGEGCGVVVLKRLADALAAGDPILAVIRASGVNHDGASAGLTVPNGEAQHGLMRRTLAQGQLDGDQIDVLEAHGTGTALGDPIELRALAPVYARPERGTALQLGSVKTNLGHLEAAAGIAGLIKCVLMLQHGRIPPHLHLRQPTPYMNWGDWKLQIPTTLTPWPRQGGEPRRAAVSSFGFSGTNAHVVLEQAPVEAVLPWPRPAAPLAGGDWLVFSALDSEALRRFAQDFARWLPDQPEQAWAALCATARRSRSLLRCRLALRAASAAEAAQQLRHWLEADRGCDAVHTAEIPNQPPRLALLLSPLSRAEHWQAWQQIGLRPSALVFDPGEAALAHELAGTPPQLRLIPREAGSEALLAEHGYGAPLPLEAPAAETMVRLWLAGHAISWDSLDPAGLWPRQALPTTPFSRTRCWIDEASAALDPGADAGLIHLPSWTAIEPGDGRAAPAGAELLLLGGPSACRDALVASLSGRSVIPLADLQALEAHLSLRRDQGADAKPELVVLQGLASAPGGEPVRLDQPFWQEWLPLLQQLTGQAAQLDGIHWAIDATATAGSEALAALLRCWARELGAQAGGLLRCGAEGQGLKELLLANRRPSAGDDWRWDGSRIVRRALTPQASAPAGPGLRLPSGATTIISGGLGALGLATARWLQQRGATHLTLLSRRSPQASQQQVLDELRAAGTEVVVEPVDVCAADQVRDLTDRLLQSGRPLAGVIHAAGVLDDGLVTNQTADRCAAVAAPKVLGLVHLDRCTRELKPCFFITYSSLAATLGSPGQTAYGAANGWLDGYMQQRQREGLSGLSVNWGPWAGGGMAARSPQHLDLLEPDLALQALGRCLEDSAGRADTTVVIAHLGASSASNPLADRVRQLADQLASLEQPGGERGLALIEACLAELLGELSGFNAGSLDRDTRLEALGLDSLMAVDLATAVQAGLGVSLGLGALSGDPTLGSLASHLHGLLHSDGQDPEDALDLGEEATLPGDLLSLLGSASQEPPAEGPGEAILFTGATGFLGAYLLADQLNRYPDLSIYCLVRADGPGMARSRVRSNLEHYGLWQENYGQRLIGVPGNLAEPRLGLDPQAWEALTERLSGILHNGAQLSYVAPYGQLRASNVLGTLEVLRLAAARCDGSRQPLPVEFISSTSVYEAAAYRGRDLDETSDLSEWQGIHLGYSQTKWVSERLVWNAALQGLPVRIYRPPLIAGHSLTGAWHEQDFLHRLMRGCLQMGLAPDLTMSLDLVPVDYVVAAVGAMAWRSRPQASMPPVFHLHHPEPVLWTDLLDGMIAMGAPLRAVPLDQWLSRLATEPGNPLYPLQPFFTHRWGPEQLTYPELNAPAHRARPACRITQTALNDEGLRCPAFSDLLQTYARTFLADLLRHG from the coding sequence GTGCCCACCCTCACCGCCCTGCAGCTTGCTCTTCTCAATCAGAAAGCGGCTCGGGAGCGGTCCCTGCAGGCTGCCGAGCCCATTGCTGTGATCGGCGTGGGCTGCCGCTTCCCCGCTGGTCCCGGTCGCCCCGATCTGGCATCTCCTGATCAGTTCTGGGACTTTCTCTGTTCCGGTGGTCACGCGATCGGTACCGTGCCCGCCAGTCGCTGGGCGCTTGATCGTTATTACGATCCAACCCCAGGCACCCCCGGCCGTATGCATTGCCGTCATGGGGCCTTCCTGGCTGAGGTGGATCAGTTCGACCCCGTCCGCTTCGGGATCTCCCAGCGTGAGGCGGAGGCCATGGATCCTCAGCAGCGCCTGATCCTCGAGACGGCCTTGGATGCTCTGGAGCGCTCCGGTCTGGGCGAGCGTCAGCTCAGGGGCAGTTGCAGCGGCGTCTACATGGGGATCAGCACCTCCGACTATGCGCTGCGGCAGGTGGCCGACCAGCCCCCTGACAGTCGTTACGACCTTTACTTCGCCACCGGAAACACCTACTCCATGGCGGCCGGAAGGCTGGCTTATGTGATGGGGCTGCAGGGCCCGGCCATGACCGTGGATACCGCCTGTTCCTCGTCGCTGGTGGCGGTGGATCTGGCCTGCCGCAGTCTGCGCGACCGCAACACCGACCTGGCCCTGGCAGGAGGTTCCAATGTGATGTTGTCGCCTCTGAACAGTCTCTGCTTCTCGCGCAGCGGCATGATGGCCAGCGACGGTCACTGCAAGACCTTCGATGCCGCTGCCGACGGCTACGTCCGCGGCGAAGGCTGTGGCGTGGTCGTCCTCAAGCGGTTGGCCGACGCGCTGGCGGCTGGTGATCCGATCCTGGCTGTGATTCGCGCCAGTGGTGTGAACCATGACGGGGCCAGTGCGGGTCTGACCGTTCCCAACGGAGAGGCGCAGCATGGTCTGATGCGTCGCACGCTTGCCCAGGGGCAACTGGACGGGGACCAGATCGATGTGCTCGAGGCGCATGGCACCGGCACCGCTCTCGGTGATCCGATCGAACTCAGGGCCCTGGCGCCGGTCTATGCCCGTCCGGAGCGCGGCACCGCACTGCAGCTCGGCTCCGTCAAGACCAACCTCGGGCACCTGGAAGCGGCGGCCGGCATCGCCGGTCTGATCAAGTGCGTGCTGATGCTCCAGCACGGCCGGATCCCCCCCCATCTGCACCTGCGCCAGCCGACGCCCTACATGAACTGGGGCGACTGGAAACTCCAGATCCCTACGACGCTCACGCCCTGGCCGCGCCAGGGGGGAGAGCCGCGGCGCGCGGCGGTGAGCTCGTTCGGCTTCAGCGGCACGAATGCCCATGTCGTGCTGGAGCAGGCCCCGGTGGAAGCCGTGCTGCCCTGGCCCCGCCCGGCAGCGCCTCTCGCCGGGGGCGACTGGCTGGTGTTCAGCGCCCTCGACAGTGAAGCCCTGCGTCGCTTCGCCCAGGACTTCGCGCGCTGGCTGCCCGATCAACCCGAGCAGGCCTGGGCCGCCCTCTGTGCCACGGCGCGCCGGTCTCGCAGCCTCCTGCGCTGCCGTCTGGCGCTCCGGGCCGCCTCGGCCGCCGAGGCGGCTCAGCAGCTCCGTCACTGGCTCGAAGCCGATAGGGGCTGCGACGCGGTCCACACCGCCGAGATCCCCAACCAGCCGCCCCGGCTGGCGCTGCTCCTCTCCCCGCTGAGTCGCGCCGAGCACTGGCAGGCCTGGCAGCAGATCGGTCTGCGCCCTTCCGCTCTGGTGTTTGATCCGGGCGAGGCGGCCCTGGCGCACGAGCTGGCCGGCACGCCCCCCCAGCTGCGCCTCATCCCCCGTGAGGCCGGTAGCGAAGCCCTGCTCGCCGAGCATGGCTACGGGGCGCCCCTGCCCCTGGAGGCCCCGGCAGCCGAGACGATGGTGCGGCTCTGGCTGGCCGGTCACGCCATCAGCTGGGATTCGCTCGATCCCGCCGGCCTCTGGCCCCGCCAGGCGCTGCCCACCACGCCGTTCAGCCGCACGCGCTGCTGGATCGACGAAGCCTCCGCAGCTCTGGATCCAGGGGCTGACGCTGGCCTGATTCACCTGCCGAGCTGGACGGCGATCGAGCCCGGGGATGGCCGGGCGGCGCCGGCGGGCGCCGAGCTGCTGCTGCTCGGTGGGCCCTCGGCATGCCGCGATGCGCTCGTGGCCTCGCTGTCCGGCCGCTCCGTGATCCCCTTGGCGGACCTGCAGGCGCTCGAGGCCCATCTCAGCCTCAGGCGGGACCAGGGAGCCGACGCGAAGCCCGAGCTGGTCGTGCTGCAGGGGCTGGCGAGTGCTCCTGGGGGGGAGCCGGTTCGGCTCGATCAGCCCTTCTGGCAGGAGTGGCTGCCCCTGCTCCAGCAGCTCACCGGCCAGGCGGCGCAGCTGGATGGAATCCACTGGGCCATCGACGCGACGGCCACCGCCGGCTCGGAGGCCCTGGCCGCACTGCTGCGCTGCTGGGCCCGCGAACTCGGTGCCCAAGCCGGCGGCCTGCTGCGCTGCGGCGCCGAGGGGCAGGGTCTCAAGGAGCTGCTGCTCGCCAACCGCCGTCCCAGCGCCGGGGACGACTGGCGCTGGGACGGCAGCCGCATCGTGCGGCGGGCGCTCACGCCCCAGGCCTCCGCTCCGGCCGGGCCTGGCCTGCGGCTGCCATCCGGCGCCACCACGATCATCAGTGGCGGCCTCGGCGCCCTGGGTCTGGCGACCGCCCGCTGGCTGCAGCAGCGCGGCGCCACCCATCTCACCCTGCTCAGCCGGCGTTCTCCTCAGGCCAGCCAGCAGCAGGTTCTCGACGAGCTGCGGGCCGCCGGTACGGAGGTGGTGGTGGAGCCGGTGGATGTCTGCGCTGCCGACCAGGTGCGAGATCTGACCGACCGGCTGCTGCAGAGCGGCCGGCCTCTGGCCGGCGTCATCCATGCCGCGGGCGTGCTCGACGATGGCCTGGTGACCAACCAGACAGCGGACCGCTGCGCCGCGGTCGCGGCCCCGAAGGTGCTCGGTCTGGTGCATCTCGATCGCTGCACGCGTGAGCTGAAGCCCTGCTTCTTCATCACCTACTCCTCGCTCGCGGCGACGCTGGGCTCACCGGGACAGACCGCCTATGGAGCCGCCAACGGCTGGCTCGATGGCTACATGCAGCAGCGTCAGCGCGAGGGGCTGTCCGGGCTGTCGGTGAACTGGGGGCCCTGGGCGGGCGGTGGCATGGCGGCACGCTCCCCGCAGCATCTCGATCTGCTGGAGCCGGATCTGGCCCTGCAGGCCCTGGGCCGGTGCCTGGAGGACTCCGCCGGCCGTGCGGACACGACCGTCGTGATCGCCCATCTGGGAGCGAGCAGCGCCAGCAACCCGCTTGCGGACCGTGTGCGCCAGCTGGCAGACCAGCTCGCCAGCCTCGAGCAGCCTGGCGGGGAGCGCGGCCTGGCGCTGATCGAAGCCTGTCTGGCCGAGCTGCTCGGAGAGCTCAGCGGCTTCAACGCCGGCAGTCTCGATCGCGATACGCGCCTCGAGGCCCTGGGGCTCGATTCCCTGATGGCCGTCGATCTGGCCACCGCCGTCCAGGCGGGGCTCGGGGTCAGCCTCGGCCTCGGGGCCCTCAGCGGTGATCCCACCCTCGGGAGCCTGGCCAGCCATCTGCACGGCCTGCTCCACAGCGATGGGCAGGACCCGGAGGACGCCCTGGATCTGGGCGAGGAAGCCACCCTGCCCGGCGACCTGCTCTCGCTGCTCGGCTCGGCGTCGCAGGAGCCGCCGGCTGAAGGGCCGGGTGAGGCGATTCTGTTCACCGGTGCCACCGGCTTCCTGGGCGCCTATCTGCTCGCGGACCAGCTCAACCGCTATCCCGATCTGTCGATCTATTGCCTGGTGCGCGCCGACGGCCCCGGCATGGCCCGCAGCCGGGTGCGCAGCAACCTCGAGCATTACGGGCTCTGGCAGGAGAACTATGGCCAGCGCCTGATCGGCGTGCCCGGCAACCTGGCCGAACCCCGTCTGGGGCTGGATCCACAGGCCTGGGAGGCGCTCACTGAGCGCCTCAGCGGCATCCTGCACAACGGCGCCCAGCTGAGTTATGTGGCCCCCTATGGCCAGCTCAGGGCGAGCAATGTGCTCGGCACGCTGGAGGTGCTGAGGCTCGCCGCAGCACGCTGCGACGGCTCCCGCCAGCCTCTGCCGGTGGAGTTCATCTCCAGCACCTCGGTCTACGAGGCAGCCGCTTACCGGGGGCGCGACCTCGACGAGACCAGTGACCTGAGTGAGTGGCAGGGCATTCACCTCGGCTATTCGCAGACCAAGTGGGTGAGCGAGCGGCTGGTCTGGAATGCGGCTCTGCAGGGTCTGCCGGTGCGGATCTACCGGCCGCCCCTGATCGCCGGCCATTCGCTGACGGGGGCCTGGCACGAACAGGATTTTTTGCACCGTCTCATGCGCGGTTGCCTGCAGATGGGCCTTGCCCCTGACCTGACGATGTCGCTCGACCTCGTGCCCGTGGATTACGTGGTGGCTGCCGTGGGGGCGATGGCCTGGCGCTCCAGGCCTCAGGCGTCGATGCCGCCGGTGTTCCACCTGCACCATCCCGAGCCGGTCCTGTGGACCGATCTGCTGGACGGGATGATCGCGATGGGAGCCCCCCTGCGCGCCGTGCCGCTCGACCAGTGGCTCAGCCGCCTGGCCACCGAGCCCGGCAATCCGCTCTATCCCCTGCAGCCCTTCTTCACCCACCGCTGGGGTCCGGAACAGCTCACCTATCCGGAGCTCAACGCTCCCGCCCATCGAGCCAGGCCGGCCTGCCGGATCACCCAGACGGCCCTCAACGATGAAGGTCTCCGCTGCCCGGCCTTCAGCGACTTGCTGCAAACGTATGCTCGCACCTTCTTGGCGGATCTCCTTCGTCATGGCTGA
- a CDS encoding beta-ketoacyl synthase N-terminal-like domain-containing protein: protein MAEQPIPPEPIAIVGIGCRLPGGVSGPEDLWALLREGREAIGEIPADRWDLNHHFNPDPQVPLRQHLRRGGFVDGIDQFDPSFFGISPREAVCMDPQQRLLMEVSWQCLEDAGQPAEDLRGKPVAVVMGISSADYSTLLWISRSDYGLPDNEPFILPGNTGCIAANRLSYFFDLRKL, encoded by the coding sequence ATGGCTGAGCAGCCGATCCCCCCTGAACCGATTGCAATCGTCGGGATCGGCTGCCGCCTCCCGGGCGGGGTGTCCGGTCCCGAGGATCTCTGGGCACTGCTGCGTGAAGGCCGCGAAGCCATTGGCGAGATCCCAGCTGATCGCTGGGATCTGAACCATCATTTCAACCCCGATCCCCAGGTCCCCCTGCGCCAGCATCTGCGCCGCGGCGGGTTCGTGGATGGGATCGATCAGTTCGACCCCTCCTTTTTCGGCATTTCCCCGCGGGAGGCCGTCTGCATGGATCCCCAGCAGCGTCTGCTGATGGAGGTGAGCTGGCAGTGCCTGGAAGATGCCGGGCAGCCCGCCGAGGACCTGCGCGGCAAGCCGGTCGCCGTGGTCATGGGGATTTCCAGCGCTGATTACAGCACGCTGCTCTGGATTTCACGATCTGATTATGGCCTGCCGGATAACGAGCCGTTCATTCTGCCGGGAAACACAGGCTGTATTGCCGCCAATCGCCTCTCCTATTTCTTTGATCTGAGGAAGCTCTGA